From one Lolium rigidum isolate FL_2022 chromosome 4, APGP_CSIRO_Lrig_0.1, whole genome shotgun sequence genomic stretch:
- the LOC124707059 gene encoding transcription initiation factor IIA subunit 1-like: MASSNVSAVYISVIEDVVANVREDFITYGVGDAVLNELQALWEMKMLHCGAISGTIDRTRAPAAPAPAAGATPPVHDLNVPYEATSEEYATPTADMLFPPTPLQTPIQTPLPGTEAGMYNIPTGPSDYAPSPISDMRNGMSMNGADPKTGRPNPFMQSPSPWMNQRPLGVDVNVAYEESREDPDRMVQPQPLTQDFLMMSSGKRKRDEYPGQLPSGSFVPQQDGSADQVLEFVVSKDNAAQVWNSIMNRQESATNASLVKRTTMSPVLPQRDGMQDDYNDQFFFPGVPTEDYNTPGESSEYRTPTPAVVTPQPRNDTGDEDDDEPPLNEDDDDDDETDDFTEDNDEPNTQHLVLAQFDKVTRTKNRWKCTLKDGIMHLNGRDVLFNKASGEFDF; this comes from the exons ATGGCCAGCAGCAACGTCTCCGCCGTCTACATCTCCGTCATCGAGGACGTCGTCGCCAACGTCCGCGAGGACTTCATCACCTACGGCGTCGGCGACGCCGTCCTCAACGAGCTCCAGGCT CTATGGGAAATGAAGATGCTCCACTGCGGCGCAATCTCGGGGACCATCGACCGCACCAGGGCCCCCGCCgcgcccgcccccgccgccggcgccaccccGCCCGTGCACGACCTCAACGTCCCCTACGAGGCCACCTCCGAGGAATACGCCACCCCCaccgccgacatgctcttcccACCG ACACCGCTCCAGACCCCGATTCAGACACCGCTTCCAGGAACAGAGGCCGGTATGTACAACATACCCACCGGGCCCTCTGACTACGCCCCTTCGCCCATCAGCGACATGCGAAACGGCATGTCCATGAACGGGGCTGATCCAAAGACCGGCCGCCCAAACCCTTTCATG CAGTCACCTTCGCCCTGGATGAACCAGAGACCGCTGGGGGTGGATGTCAACGTTG CTTATGAGGAGAGCCGGGAGGACCCTGACAGGATGGTGCAACCACAGCCACTGACTCAG GATTTTCTGATGATGTCTTCTGGAAAGCGCAAGAGGGATGAATATCCTGGTCAGCTCCCTTCTGGTTCTTTCGTGCCACAACAGGATGGAAGTGCTGATCAGGTTCTCGAATTTGTGGTGTCAAAG GATAACGCAGCACAGGTATGGAATTCCATTATGAACAGGCAAGAGTCAGCAACTAATGCGTCTTTGGTCAAACGAACAACAATGAGTCCAGTTCTTCCTCAACGGGACGGGATGcaagatgattataatgat CAATTCTTCTTCCCTGGAGTTCCAACAGAAGACTACAATACCCCTGGGGAATCTT CTGAGTATCGAACTCCCACGCCTGCTGTTGTAACACCACAGCCAAGAAACGATACAggggatgaagatgatgatgaaccTCCTCTTAATGaagatgacgacgatgatgatgagacAGATGACTTCACAGAAGATAATGATGAACCTAACACACAACACCTTGTCCTTGCACAATTTGACAAA GTGACAAGGACAAAGAATCGCTGGAAGTGCACATTGAAGGATGGTATCATGCATTTGAATGGCAGAGATGTTCTATTCAACAAG GCTTCGGGGGAGtttgatttttga